In the genome of Populus nigra chromosome 9, ddPopNigr1.1, whole genome shotgun sequence, one region contains:
- the LOC133702628 gene encoding receptor-like protein Cf-9 homolog, translating to MGSSLLLAQFLCLLFFHSHSQPAHSSSNFSSPVKLCPGDQSLALLQFKNSFPMMPSSPYGFSCYPPKKVLWKEGTDCCSWDGVTCNMQTGHVIGLDLGCSMLYGTLHSNSALFSLHHLQKLDLSRNDFQRSVISSSFGQFLHLTHLNLSSSNFAGQVPPEISHLSRLVSLDLSSNSEDLMLEPISFNKLAHNLNQLRELYLGGVNMSLVVPSSLMNLSSSLSSLRLWYCGLQGELPDNLFRRSNLQWLDLWSNEGLTGSFPQYNLSNALSHLDLSYTRISIHLEPDSISHLKSVEKMYLSGCNFVGSNLDLLGNLTQLTELGLAGNQLGGQIPFSLGKLKQLKYLHLGNNSFIGPIPDSLFKLTQLEWLDLSYNRLTGLIPFQISRLSSLTALLLSNNQLIGHIPSLLSRLSDLNILDLSHNLLNGTTPSSLFSMPSLHFLLLNNNLLYGHISPFLCNSLQYINFSHNKLYGQIPPSVLKLEHLKVLMLSSNDKLIGNISSVICELKFLEILDLSNSGFSGFIPQCLGNFSDGLSVLHLGGNNLHGNIPSIFSKGNSLRYLNFNGNKLKGVIPPSIINCVNLEFLDLGNNMIDDTFPSFLETLPKLEVVILRSNKLHGSLKGPTVKESFSKLQIFDLSNNSLSGSLPSEYFNNFQAMMSVDQDMDYMRTNNLSTTYVYSVTLAWKGLDIEFSHIQIALTTLDLSCNKFTGKIPESLGKLKSLIQLNLSHNSLIGYIQPSLGNLTNLESLDLSSNMLAGRIPQQLVDLRFLEVLNLSYNQLEGAIPVGRQFNTFENGSYEGNLGLCGFPLQVKCNKGEGQQPPPSNFEKEDSMFEEGFGWKAVAMGYGCGFVFGVSIGYVVFRARKPAWFVKMVEDSAHQNAKRLRRKNAPARNGGRRH from the coding sequence ATGGGATCTTCATTGTTGCTCGCTCAATTTCTCTGCCTCCTTTTCTTCCATTCGCACTCCCAGCCTGCTCATTCTTCTTCCAATTTCTCCTCTCCAGTAAAATTATGCCCCGGTGACCAGAGCCTGGCTTTGCTCCAATTCAAAAATTCCTTTCCCATGATGCCTTCTTCTCCATATGGATTTTCATGTTATCCACCCAAGAAAGTGCTGTGGAAAGAGGGTACAGATTGCTGCTCTTGGGATGGCGTGACATGCAACATGCAAACTGGCCACGTAATTGGCCTAGACCTTGGTTGCAGCATGCTTTATGGCACCCTCCATTCTAACAGCGCTCTCTTCTCCCTTCATCATCTTCAGAAGCTCGATCTCTCTCGCAATGACTTCCAGCGCTCTGTCATTTCATCTTCCTTTGGTCAGTTCTTGCATTTGACGCATTTAAATCTAAGTTCATCGAATTTTGCAGGCCAAGTTCCCCCAGAAATCTCCCATTTATCCAGATTGGTGTCACTTGATCTCTCTTCCAACTCTGAGGACCTGATGCTGGAACCGATTTCTTTCAACAAGCTTGCTCACAACCTTAACCAGCTGAGAGAACTCTACTTGGGTGGAGTGAACATGTCTTTGGTGGTACCCAGTTCCTTGATGAActtgtcttcttctttgtcaTCTCTCCGACTCTGGTATTGTGGATTGCAAGGGGAACTCCCTGATAATTTATTTCGCCGATCAAACCTTCAATGGCTCGATTTATGGAGCAACGAAGGACTCACTGGCTCTTTTCCGCAATACAATTTGAGCAATGCTCTTTCGCATTTGGATCTGTCATATACGCGGATCTCAATTCATTTGGAACCAGATTCAATCAGTCATCTGAAGTCTGTGGAGAAGATGTATCTTAGTGGGTGCAATTTTGTTGGCTCGAATCTGGATCTACTTGGTAACCTCACTCAACTCACTGAGTTGGGACTTGCAGGTAACCAGTTGGGTGGTCAAATCCCTTTTTCATTAGGAAAACTTAAGCAACTCAAGTACTTGCATCTTGGAAACAATAGTTTTATTGGTCCAATTCCAGATAGTTTGTTTAAACTCACACAGCTTGAGTGGTTGGACCTCTCGTACAATAGACTAACAGGTCTGATCCCTTTTCAAATAAGCAGGCTTTCAAGTCTAACCGCACTACTTTTATCTAATAATCAACTGATAGGACACATCCCATCACTATTAAGTAGGCTTTCAGATTTAAACATTCTCGACTTATCTCATAACTTGCTCAATGGAACAACTCCATCCTCCTTGTTTTCCATGCCTTCGttgcattttcttcttctgaaCAATAACCTCTTGTATGGCCACATAAGTCCGTTCCTTTGTAATTCATTACAATATATCAATTTCAGTCATAACAAGTTGTATGGCCAGATTCCACCTTCAGTTTTGAAGCTTGAACATTTGAAAGTTCTTATGCTTTCCTCCAATGATAAACTGATTGGGAACATCTCTTCTGTCATTTGTGAGCTAAAGTTCCTAGAGATTCTAGACTTGTCCAACAGTGGCTTTAGTGGATTCATCCCACAATGCTTGGGAAACTTCAGTGATGGACTCTCAGTATTGCATCTTGGTGGCAACAATCTCCACGGCAATATCCCTTCAATCTTTTCAAAGGGGAACAGTTTGAGATATCTCAACTTCAATGGCAACAAATTGAAAGGGGTGATACCACCATCCATCATCAATTGTGTGAATTTAGAATTTCTGGACCTCGGTAACAACATGATTGATGACACGTTCCCTTCCTTCTTAGAAACGCTTCCAAAGTTGGAGGTTGTTATTCTAAGGTCAAATAAACTCCATGGTTCTTTGAAGGGTCCAACTGTCAAGGAATCTTTTTCTAAATTACAGATATTTGACCTCTCCAACAACAGCTTGAGTGGTTCTTTGCCATCAGAGTATTTCAACAACTTCCAAGCTATGATGAGCGTTGATCAGGATATGGATTACATGAGGACAAACAATTTATCCACTACTTATGTTTATTCTGTAACATTGGCATGGAAAGGCTTGGACATTGAGTTTTCTCATATTCAAATTGCCCTCACAACACTTGATTTATCCTGCAATAAATTCACTGGAAAGATTCCAGAGTCCCTAGGAAAGCTTAAATCTCTGATACAGCTCAACCTTTCTCACAACAGCCTCATCGGTTATATCCAGCCATCACTGGGGAATTTAACTAATCTGGAATCGCTGGATCTCTCCTCAAATATGCTTGCTGGAAGGATTCCTCAGCAACTGGTAGATTTAAGATTTCTTGAAGTCCTCAACCTTTCGTATAACCAACTTGAGGGAGCCATACCTGTAGGTAGGCAGTTCAACACATTTGAAAATGGTTCATACGAAGGGAACTTGGGATTATGTGGGTTTCCCTTGCAAGTAAAATGCAACAAAGGCGAGGGGCAACAACCGCCTCCGTCAAACTTCGAGAAAGAAGATTCAATGTTTGAAGAGGGATTTGGATGGAAAGCTGTAGCAATGGGTTATGGATGTGGATTTGTATTTGGAGTCTCTATAGGATACGTTGTATTTAGAGCAAGAAAACCTGCATGGTTTGTGAAGATGGTTGAAGACAGTGCACATCAAAATGCAAAAAGGCTTAGAAGGAAGAATGCTCCGGCCAGAAATGGTGGAAGACGACACTAG
- the LOC133702757 gene encoding uncharacterized mitochondrial protein AtMg00810-like encodes MDNTSFLTLLVYVDDIIVIGNCSSSIASLKSFLHKQFQIKDLVCLRYFLKLEVDRPLTSIHLCQRKYALDILADSGTLASKPLKLPLEHNFKLNKTYRVPLPDPSSYHHLIGRILYVTITRPDICYPVQILSQYMDTPTTTHLATAHRILCYIKSAHFQGILLSSPSQIQLRAFCDSDWALCPDTRRPVTGYCIFFGNSLISWKSKKQSIISLSSAEAEYRSMASTCSELNWLCYLLQDLHVSHHNYSSCFAHCCQSGFP; translated from the coding sequence ATGGATAACACCTCCTTTCTTACTTTACtggtttatgttgatgacattatCGTTATTGGTAACTGTTCCTCTTCCATTGCATCACTTAAATCCTTCCTACACaaacaatttcaaattaaaGATCTTGTCTGCTTACGATATTTCCTCAAACTCGAAGTTGATAGACCCTTGACAAGTATTCATCTATGTCAAAGAAAGTATGCTCTCGACATCTTGGCTGATTCAGGTACCTTGGCTAGCAAACCTCTCAAATTGCCCCTTGAACATAACTTCAAGCTCAACAAGACTTATAGGGTTCCCTTACCAGATCCCAGCTCCTATCATCATCTCATTGGTCGTATTTTATATGTCACCATCACTAGACCAGATATTTGTTATCCCGTCCAAATCCTTAGCCAGTATATGGACACTCCCACGACTACACATCTCGCAACAGCTCACCGAATCCTTTGTTACATCAAGTCTGCACATTTCCAGGGCATTCTATTGTCTTCTCCTTCACAGATTCAACTCAGAGCCTTTTGTGACTCTGATTGGGCCTTATGTCCTGATACTAGGCGGCCAGTCACGGGTTACTGCATATTTTTTGGCAACTCCCTTATTTCTTGGAAATCCAAGAAACAATCTATCATATCCCTCTCCTCAGCTGAGGCAGAATACCGGTCTATGGCTTCCACTTGCTCAGAACTAAACTGGCTTTGTTATCTCCTTCAAGATCTTCATGTATCTCATCACAACTACTCAAGCTGCTTTGCACATTGCTGCCAATCTGGTTTTCCATGA